In the Sandaracinus amylolyticus genome, CGAACGCGCGGAAGGTCTGACCGGCGCGCGCCTTGTCGGGCCGATCGTCGGGCCCGAGGGGGCCCCAGTCGGCGAACTCTTCGACGTTCTCGAGCGCGATGACGCGCGGCGCGACATCGCGCGCCCACCGCACCACGACCCACGCGAGCCCGCGGATCTTCTTCTTCCGCGGCTTGCCGCCCTTCGACTTCGAGAAGTGCGTGCAATCGGGCGACGCCCAGAGCAGTCCGACGGGGCGCCCGCCGACGACCTCGCGCGGCGTGACGCGGAAGACGCTCTCGCAGTAGTGCACCGTCGTCGGGTGATTCGCCGCGTGCATCGCGATCGCGGCGGGGTCGTGGTTGACCGCGATGTCCGGGTGCCGGCCGAGCGCGCGCGCGATCCCCTCGCTCGCGCCGCCGCCGCCCGCGAAGAGATCGACGACGAGCTCGCGCTCTACCCACGCGCCGAGGCGGAGCTGCGACGTATGACCGCGCGGGCTCACTTGCCGACCTCGCTCGGCGGGGGCTCGGTCGGCACACGTTCGACGTCGATCGTCGTGCCCTCGGTCGTCGCCGGCCGTGCTGCGCGCTGCGCGCGGAACGCTCGCACGCACGCCTCGACGATCGCGCGTGAGTGCTCGGCCGGCATCCACCCGGCGTCGGGGAACGCGCCGTAGCGGCCGCCCGCCTCCCATCCCGGCGGCGACTCCCGGTCTGCTCGCGGGAAGCCGACCGCAACGGGATTGCCGTCGGGCGTCGCCGCGATGCGGAGCGACCAGCCCTCGCCGCGCGCGCGGAAGTACATCGGGAGGCCGTCGACGTCGCCCTCGCCCTGCACCGGGCACGCGCCCCCGACGTCGATCGACCAGTCGTCGCCGTCATGCGACCACGCGCACGCGGCGAGCGCGCCGACGACCTTCTCGCGGAGGTCGGTCATCGCGATCCCTCGCCCGCGCTAAGCTCGTCGACCTCGTCGATCACCTCGACGTGCGAGAGCGCGACGCTTCCCGCCACGCCAGTGATCCAGACCGACGCGTGATCGCTCATGCACGCGGCGGGAGCCCGCGTCGTCGAGACGCGGCCGGGCCCCTCACGGAGCCCCGTCCAGAAGCGCACGCGCGTGCCGACGGGGTGCGCCGCGTCGGTCCATTCGATCGACGTCGTCATTGCGGCAGCTCCTCGCAGAGCACGACGCGGCACTCGCGCGCGATCGCTTCGTCGCTCACGGCCTCGTCGTGGTCGATGTATCGGCGCGCGCTCTCGTCGCGCGCGGCCATCTCGATCGCGTGCCGCTTCGCGAGCTCGGGCGAATCGGCCTCCATCGACCGGAACTCGTCGATCGACGTCGCGCCGTCCCGCGTCGGGACCGCGACCTTCACGCGGTATCGCTTCATCGCGGCCCCTGTCGCTCGACAGCGCGCAGCTCGGGGGCGACCGCGGCGAGCTGATTGTTCTTCGCCGTGAGGCGCTGCTCGACCGCGCGCTGCAGGTCGACCTGTCCGTCGGGACACGTGGTCGCCATGCGCAGCGCGCAGATCACGAAATCGGCGATGTACTTCTCGACGTCCGCCCGCTTCGCCGGGTCCGCCCAGTCGAAGCCCCCGTGCTCGGCTTCATCGATGATCGCCGCGAGTTTCCCGCCCGCCTTGTGCACATGCAGCAGTGCATGCGCGAAGTCCTTGTGCGTCATCGGCGACGACCTGAAGTCGCGGTGGTAGTGCGCGGTCCAGGGCAGCGCGGACTGCAGCTCTCGAATGGTCCTGTCGTTCATGCGCGTGTCCCTCCGCGCTGCGCTCGAGCCGAGGTCGGTGGGGGGTCCGACGCTCGAGCGCAGCGCGCAGAGGCCGAGCACCATCGCTCGGCGTGCGCCTAAGCCCGCTGCCAGCTCGCCCGGTCGGCGCGGGCGAAGCTCTCAGCTCGCCGGCGGCTCCTCGTGCGCGGGCACCTCACCGGCGCTCGGATCGGGCGCGGCGCGCCGACGCTGCGCGACGACCCACGGGCGCAGCGCCTCGAGGTCTCGCGCCGTCCATGCGCTCACCGGCCGCCCGACGTGGCGCTCGTACTCCTCGCGCGCGATGCCGCAGTCGACGAGCCACTTCGCCGCCTTGAGGTTGCGATCGGCGTCGACCTCGTCGCCGCCCTTCGCGCTTTCGCGCTCGCCGGTGTCCTCCTGCATGTCCGCCGTCGCGATGCCGAGGAGCGAGAGCGCCGTGTACCGCTGCAGCAACGTGATCGTCGATGCGACCGCCTGCGCGGGGCTCTTGTGCCCGCTCGTGTCCGAGGGCGCATCGAGGGTGCATTCCTCCGAGTGCCCCTCGGCGTGCGTCAGGCGGCACGTCACGCGCACGGTGCTCTTCTCGCCAGTGGTCGGGACCCATGCGAGCGAGAACCCGTGCTGCGTGAGCGGACCGGTGATCGCGTTCATCACCCCCGCGAGCGATGCGTGCGTGTAGTTGGTCCGCTTGCCCGCGTTGTTCGTGAAGTCGACCGTCGAGTCCTTCGCGATCACCGTCGGGAGATCGCGCTTCAGCGCGGCGAGCGCGCGCGTGTACGCCTTCCGGGCCTCTCCCGCCTCCCACTCGCGCTGGACCGCGAGGAGCTCGCGCAGCGTCGCCGGGTCGGCGAGCGCCGTGCCCTGCGCCATCGCGGCGGCGACGAGCGGGTGCGCGCGCGCGGGCGCGTCGAGCGGAGCCGTCATGATCGTTCCTCTGTGCGTGTCGGTCACCAGTCGTCTCCGGTCTGCTCGGGCTCGCCCGAGGGGGTCCATGCGGGAAGCGGCAGATCGACGACGCTGGGCGCGAGCCCGGGCCACCAATCGGCCGCGCGGCACTCCGCGTAACGACGCAGGAGCGAGCGGTAGAGGGCGCGCCCGCGCTCGAGGTCTGCGACCTGGATGCGCGCGGGGA is a window encoding:
- a CDS encoding ERF family protein; translated protein: MTAPLDAPARAHPLVAAAMAQGTALADPATLRELLAVQREWEAGEARKAYTRALAALKRDLPTVIAKDSTVDFTNNAGKRTNYTHASLAGVMNAITGPLTQHGFSLAWVPTTGEKSTVRVTCRLTHAEGHSEECTLDAPSDTSGHKSPAQAVASTITLLQRYTALSLLGIATADMQEDTGERESAKGGDEVDADRNLKAAKWLVDCGIAREEYERHVGRPVSAWTARDLEALRPWVVAQRRRAAPDPSAGEVPAHEEPPAS